The following coding sequences are from one Prionailurus viverrinus isolate Anna chromosome D2, UM_Priviv_1.0, whole genome shotgun sequence window:
- the CH25H gene encoding cholesterol 25-hydroxylase: MSGRNASDELRVLCSPGPLFLQPLWDGLRAREALLQSPFFPTVFSIGTYLGCCLPFVLLDALCPWVPALRRYKIHPDFAPSARQLLPCLAQTLYQHAVFVFPVTLLDWARGPAPVPPEAPELLQLARHVGCCLLLFDAEFFAWHLLHHRVPWLYRTFHKVHHQNAASFALATQYMSVWELFSLGFFHLLNVTLLECHPLTVLVFHVLNIWLSVEDHSGYDFPWSTHRLVPFGCYGGVEHHDLHHSQFNCNFAPYFTHWDKLLGTFRSPHAK; this comes from the coding sequence ATGAGCGGCCGCAACGCGTCCGACGAGCTCCGCGTCCTGTGTAGCCCCGGCCCGCTGTTCCTGCAGCCGCTCTGGGACGGCCTGCGGGCCCGGGAGGCGCTCCTGCAGTCGCCCTTCTTCCCGACCGTCTTCTCCATCGGCACCTACCTGGGCTGCTGCCTGCCCTTCGTGCTGCTGGACGCGCTGTGCCCCTGGGTGCCCGCGCTGCGGCGCTACAAGATCCACCCGGACTTCGCGCCGTCGGCGCGGCAGCTGCTGCCCTGCCTGGCGCAGACCCTCTACCAGCACGCCGTGTTCGTGTTCCCCGTGACGCTGTTGGACTGGGCCCGCGGCCCGGCCCCCGTGCCCCCCGAAGCCCCCGAGCTGCTGCAGCTGGCGCGCCACGTCGGCTGCTGCCTGCTGCTCTTCGACGCCGAGTTCTTCGCGTGGCACCTGCTGCACCACCGGGTGCCCTGGCTGTACCGCACGTTCCACAAGGTGCACCACCAGAACGCGGCGTCGTTCGCGCTGGCCACGCAGTACATGAGCGTCTGGGAGCTGTTTTCCCTGGGCTTCTTCCACCTGCTGAACGTCACGCTGCTCGAGTGCCACCCGCTCACCGTGCTGGTTTTCCACGTGCTCAACATCTGGCTGTCGGTGGAGGACCACTCGGGCTACGACTTCCCCTGGTCCACGCACAGACTCGTGCCCTTCGGCTGCTACGGCGGCGTGGAGCACCACGACCTGCACCACTCGCAGTTCAACTGCAACTTCGCCCCCTACTTCACGCACTGGGACAAGCTGCTGGGGACCTTCCGGTCCCCGCACGCCAAGTGA